ttaaaatattttacaaaattcgTGTAATAATCatatcagtttttatttttataaattaaaatttattttgtaattacATTTGAAAactggaagtttttttttttagttttcaaactttgtttcaattattagttttcatatttgtgaaaactaaaaaaaactaaaattagttttcaatcaattttttactttaaaaaatattaaaattaaaaacgaaaCGGTTATTAAACTATCTCATAATAAAACAATAGGATGTTTGTagctcaaatatatatatatatatatatatatatataactatttACTTTTGAATCTTGAAATTCTATGTTCGAATTCCTTGTGAATATAGTTGTTTTTACTTTCTAAATAGGTTGCTCAACAAATTGTGCTAAATAAAGTCATTTGTTAGGAAGATATCGTTAATATTGCTGATGCAGCTAGTAACGCAAATATGAcattgtgtgtatatataatcaCTGGTATGtgtttttgccaaaaaaaaaaaggtttatcaGAAACCATGTATAATGTATTTAGATAGAGTCCTCCtgtcagaaaattaaaaaaaaacttaattaaacAAAGTTAGGGACAGGATTTAATAGTTCACATCCCACTTAGCCAATTGTATATAaataaaggaactttaacgaaaagctcccggtactgttcactttaacgaaaaaccacatttttacattaaaaagtcaatcttgatactattcactttaccctttattttgtccttatcattaaaactcaaagttttcaagcctttttcattagttttcttataaATAAACCAGCTGAAGTCTCTCTGTTTAGAGCGAAGCTGCGGGCTTACCTTTCCTACCCCTTGTTCTTTCATAAATATAAACGTTAACGCGTACGATTCTTCTCAGGCTTCCGCGTTCCCGCCGCCTGTTTcacaccatctctctctctctctctctctccccctctccctCCGAGTGGTCAATGCGAGTGAAGGAatctcataaataaataaacccataaaaaaatctcaacttttttcttttctttcttcaaataagaagaagagagagttaTTACAGAGTTTCTCAGCCTATCAATGGCGAGGTCGAAGAACAACAGCACCACCAAGAAGCTTTCTTATATTTCAGTCCCTTCTCAGATTATCAACTCTCTGTCTTCCTCTTCTCTGCAATCGCTCCTCGTTTCTCCCAAGAAATCTTCAAGGAGCAAAAGCAGCAGCTGCTTGAGCTGGCTCAGCAACTACAGGACCCCAAAGTTCTGggttttcttcctcttcctctttggAATTTTTGGGATGCTGAAGCTGGGATTCAATCTCGACCGTTTAGTCCCGTACTCTCCATACCCATGTTCCACAACTCAGCTCCATGACTTGGTCTCCAATAGGTACTTAAAATCACACATGGGTTTTGCTTCAAACGGTGAAAACAGCCACCAAGTCGAGGTTTTGAGCGAATCCCAGCCGTTGATTTCGAGTGGGGTTTTGCAATCAGAGGTGGGGGTTGAGCCAAACAGTGGGAAGGTCGGAGAGGAAGCTGATGGGAGTCAGTTTTGGAAGCAGCCGGATGGTTTGAGGTATCGGCCGTGCTTGGATTTGACGACGGAGTATAAGAAAGCTAGTGAGGGGATAGTGAAGGACAGGACTAAATACCTGATTGTTGTGGTTTCTGGTGGGATGAACCAGCAGAGGAATCAGATTGTCGATGCTGTCGTTATTGCCAGGATTCTTGGAGCTGCTCTGGTGGTTCCTATTTTTCAAGTTAATGTCATCTGGGGAGATGAAAGGTATACAATGTTGCAACTCAACTCACATTTTTCTCACTAAATTACTTGCCTTTTATTGGATTCAATGAGTTCGTGTTGTTGTGTATCATGATTCATAGAATTATgctaaattattatatttccTTTTTAGAATGGTTTATTATCCGATTCCGCCCCCACGAATAGTTAggatttgttgttgttggtttatGAATAGCTTATGTTGCAATATATTTGCTTAGGAGACTGAAATTGATTTTCTGTGTTTCGTTTGATGGGTGCAGTGATTTTTCTGATATATTTGATTTGAAGCACTTTAAGGAAGTTCTTGCTGACGATGTTCGGATAGTTTCTGCACTACCATCGACGCATATAATGACAAGGCCAGTGGAAGAGAAACGGACTCCTCTACATGCTTCGCCTAATTGGATTCGGTCTCATTATCACAAGAGGGTAAGAATCATTGCTGTCTTTGTGCTTGCATTGAAGCAACCCGGTTGTTTTTCCTAAATATTTGAATTAAGGAAATATGGAATAGAGGAAAAGATGCTTTAGCAGctgtttagtttgttatttgtgGGCCTAGTGACACCAAAaaaattttgtttggttgtttgttTTTGCTGGTGCGTTCCTACGAAAAATGTCAGCTTTCTAACTGTTGTTCTCATATTTTAGTCTACAAGTGTTGCTACAATAGCATGGGAAGCCCTCAATAGCTCTAACTGTTAGAAATATAGTCTAACCATGCCGTGGTAACACAATTGAAGAGCCGTCCAGTCCAACCTTTGTGACTAAAATATTGTACTTATTATGTAAACCTTATGTGCAGACTGCAGATAAACTTTATGTGCTGCCGAACATTTTAACTATATAAAACAAATGACGATTTCAGAGTTTTCTGATCATGCTTAAGTCATTTTCCTTGTGTCTAATATCGTAACATGATTTTTTAACCCTGTTTATCGGTTTTGTTATTTGTGGTTTTACAAACGAATTTCCTGTGGAATTCCAATTGGCACTATAAATTATGCTAATTCCTCCTTTTCTGTGCAGATTAAAAGAGAAGGGGTTCTGCTTCTAAGAGGCTTGGATTCAAGGCTCTCTAAGGATCTTCCCTCTGATCTTCAAAAGCTTCGATGCAAGGTAATTCGCTAAATatgtttataatttatttttgtatatgCTAGCTGACTTTGTTTCATTACAGAATTGGAACAAGGTCCTATAGACAGCTGACTGTAATCTCTTCCTTGTTTGACTTCAGGTTGCTTTTCATGCATTGAGGTTTGCTCCTCCAATTTTGGGAATTGGTAACAAGCTTGCGGAGAGGATGCGCAATAAGGGTCCTTACCTTGCGCTTCATTTAAGAATGGAGAAGGACGTATGGGTGAGGACCGGTTGTCTTCCTGGTTTGAGTCCTGAATATGATGAGATAGTTTACAATGAGAGGATACGGCGGCCAGAGCTCCTAACTGGAAGATCAAACATGACT
This region of Malus domestica chromosome 07, GDT2T_hap1 genomic DNA includes:
- the LOC103438491 gene encoding O-fucosyltransferase 20-like, which produces MARSKNNSTTKKLSYISVPSQIINSLSSSSLQSLLVSPKKSSRSKSSSCLSWLSNYRTPKFWVFFLFLFGIFGMLKLGFNLDRLVPYSPYPCSTTQLHDLVSNRYLKSHMGFASNGENSHQVEVLSESQPLISSGVLQSEVGVEPNSGKVGEEADGSQFWKQPDGLRYRPCLDLTTEYKKASEGIVKDRTKYLIVVVSGGMNQQRNQIVDAVVIARILGAALVVPIFQVNVIWGDESDFSDIFDLKHFKEVLADDVRIVSALPSTHIMTRPVEEKRTPLHASPNWIRSHYHKRIKREGVLLLRGLDSRLSKDLPSDLQKLRCKVAFHALRFAPPILGIGNKLAERMRNKGPYLALHLRMEKDVWVRTGCLPGLSPEYDEIVYNERIRRPELLTGRSNMTYHERKLAGLCPLNAVEVTRLLKALGAPKSARIYWAGGQPFGGKEALLPLIEEFPHFYNKEDLALPGELEPFANRASVMAAIDYIVSENSDVFMPSHGGNMGHVMQGHRAYAGHKKYITPDKRHMLPYFLNSSLPEAEFNRIIQELHRDSLGQPDLRSSRVGKDVTKYPVPECMCNDTNTHSYM